A window of the Longimicrobium sp. genome harbors these coding sequences:
- a CDS encoding serine hydrolase domain-containing protein gives VAPAGRYVSGLAPRIARLTLRELLAQTTGLADESAEHGVHGEGTLVPYVRSWTGAEAVLESGESFSYSNRNFTLAGALVEAALGKPYDEVVRERVLTPLGMRTATFRPTEAITHPVAQGHTGRPGQPPTVVRPRADDTRQWPAGYLYASAPDVARLVIALLNRGVVDGKQAVPAAVVDSMLVARIAVPGLPNDARYGFGLFHDRVGGMASSWHSGTMPGFTALFRIIPERRVGVVILGNREVRLDALAEAALSAALREPLRTPVPDVAAVAMTREELAPYAGRYTGRFPLVLRMGEDGLVLERFGARLPVTPLGGGRFAVQAPGAPRPDVFTVVLPRDGRPGYLQMFLWAFPREPAGP, from the coding sequence GGTTGCCCCCGCCGGGCGATACGTCTCTGGCCTGGCGCCGCGAATCGCCCGGCTGACGCTGCGCGAGCTGCTGGCGCAGACGACCGGCCTGGCGGACGAGTCCGCGGAGCACGGCGTCCACGGCGAAGGGACGCTGGTCCCCTACGTCCGGAGCTGGACGGGCGCGGAGGCCGTGCTGGAGAGCGGAGAATCGTTCTCATACTCCAACCGCAACTTCACGCTGGCCGGGGCGCTGGTGGAAGCGGCGTTGGGAAAGCCGTACGACGAGGTGGTGCGCGAGCGCGTGCTGACACCGCTGGGCATGCGCACCGCCACCTTCCGCCCCACGGAGGCCATCACCCATCCCGTGGCCCAGGGTCACACGGGTCGCCCGGGCCAGCCGCCGACGGTGGTGCGTCCCCGCGCGGACGACACGCGCCAGTGGCCGGCCGGGTACCTGTACGCCAGCGCGCCCGACGTCGCCCGGCTGGTGATCGCGCTGCTGAACCGTGGGGTGGTGGATGGCAAGCAGGCGGTCCCCGCCGCGGTGGTGGACTCCATGCTCGTCGCCCGGATCGCCGTCCCCGGGCTGCCGAACGACGCCCGCTACGGCTTCGGGCTCTTCCACGACCGCGTCGGCGGGATGGCCAGCAGCTGGCACTCGGGGACGATGCCCGGCTTCACCGCGCTCTTCCGCATCATCCCCGAACGGCGTGTGGGCGTGGTGATCCTGGGCAACCGCGAAGTACGGCTCGACGCCCTGGCCGAGGCCGCCCTCTCCGCCGCGCTCCGCGAGCCGCTGCGTACGCCCGTGCCGGATGTGGCCGCGGTCGCGATGACCCGCGAGGAGCTGGCGCCCTACGCGGGTCGGTACACGGGGCGGTTTCCGCTGGTGCTGCGGATGGGGGAGGACGGGCTGGTCCTGGAGCGGTTCGGCGCGAGGCTGCCGGTGACGCCGCTGGGAGGCGGCCGGTTCGCGGTGCAGGCGCCGGGCGCGCCGAGGCCGGACGTGTTCACGGTCGTGCTTCCCCGGGACGGGCGCCCCGGCTATCTGCAGATGTTCCTGTGGGCGTTCCCGCGTGAGCCCGCCGGTCCGTGA